One window of the Hoplias malabaricus isolate fHopMal1 chromosome Y, fHopMal1.hap1, whole genome shotgun sequence genome contains the following:
- the LOC136678718 gene encoding polymeric immunoglobulin receptor-like — MHICSLISFFILSLVFLCVSESESMKTLKNVAVKSGGSLTMPCFYDEQYKSNPKYWCKGYYWRSCGIVARTNTSGRTSVTDYPTQNMFTVELNRLQDSDSGYYWCAVEIKDGPDDGDYLYLTVSADPAVSVINSRVSGQEGGSVSVQCLYRTDYKNKQKQWCRFRDWSCLTSQNSAVQISDDGRGAVSVEMSGLKKSDAGWYWFSAGEVGVTVHLTVTERPTTTATVTATSSTEKTSISSSPLARNANLTTTYKTTAFSAVKSASSAETTPGQVYHTNDKEIDWAKQVIVNIVKSLLILYVRD; from the exons ATGCACATTTGCTCCCTCATTagtttttttattctctctctggTCTTCCTCTGCGTCTCAG AGTCTGAGAGTATGAAGACACTGAAgaatgtagctgtaaaaagtggaggatctctcaccatgccatgtttttatgatgaacaatacaaatcaaaccctaaatactggtgtaaggggTATTACTGGCGCTCCTGTGGAATAGTAGCccgtacaaacacaagtggaagaacatcagtcactgattatccgacccagaatatgtttactgtggaactcaaccgtctccaagactctgactctggatATTATTGGTGCGCTGTGGAAATCAAAGATGGTCCAGATGATGGTGATTATTTGTACCTgacggtcagtgcag atcctgctgtgtctgtgataaacagcagagtgagtggtcaggaagggggcagtgtcagtgtccagtgtctctacagaactgattataagaataaacagaagcagtggtgcagatttagagactggagctgcttaacatcccagaattcagcagtgcagatcagtgatgatgggagaggagcggtcagtgtggagatgagtggactgaagaagagtgatgctggctggtactggttcagtgcaggagaagtgggagttactgttcacctcactgtcactgaaagacctacaa CAACAGCAACTGTGACTGCAACTTCCTCAACTGAGAAAACCAGCATCA GTTCCTCACCCTTGGCCAGAAATGCAAATTTAACGACAACATATAA AACAACAGCTTTCTCTGCAGTAAAATCAGCCTCCTCTGCAGAAACAACTCCTGGACAGGTTTACCACACCAATGACAAGGAGATTGATTGGGCCAAACAAGTAATTGTGAATATAGTGAAGAGTTTACTGATTCTGTATGTCAGAGACTGA
- the LOC136678533 gene encoding polymeric immunoglobulin receptor-like, with translation MGEIKQRVGFNSSESESVKTLRNVAVKSGGSLTIPCFYDEQYKSNPKYWCKGKYWSSCGIVARTNTSGRTSVTDYPTQNMFTVELNSLQDSDSGYYWCAVEIKGGSDDSDYLSLTVSADPAVSVINSRVSGQEGGSVSVQCLYRTDYKNKQKQWCRFRDWRCLTSQNSAVQISDDGRGAVSVEMSGLKKSDAGWYWFSAGEVGVTVHLTVTERPTTADTTAFKGKQTEETVDTPATETCLHKESEQFCVTRN, from the exons ATGGGAGAGATAAAGCAGAGAGTAGGGTTTAATTCTTCTG agtctgagagcgtgaagacactgaggaatgtagctgtaaaaagtggagGATCTTTAaccattccatgtttttatgatgaacaatacaaatcaaaccctaaatactggtgtaaggggaagtactggagctcctgtggaatagtagcccgtacaaacacaagtggaagaacatcagtcactgattatccgacccagaatatgtttactgtggaactcaacagtctccaagactctgactctggatATTATTGGTGCGCTGTGGAAATCAAAGGCGGTTCAGATGACAGTGATTATTTGTCCCTgacggtcagtgcag atcctgctgtgtctgtgataaacagcagagtgagtggtcaggaagggggcagtgtcagtgtccagtgtctctacagaactgattataagaataaacagaagcagtggtgcagatttagagactggcgctgcttaacatcccagaattcagcagtgcagatcagtgatgatgggagaggagcggtcagtgtggagatgagtggactgaagaagagtgatgctggctggtactggttcagtgcaggagaagtgggagttactgttcacctcacagtcactgaaagacctacaa CAGCAGATACGACAGCTTTCAAAGGCAAACAAACTGAGGAAACGGTGGACACTCCag CAACAGAGACATGTTTGCACAA GGAGTCAGAACAGTTCTGTGTGACACGCAACTGA